A single genomic interval of Daucus carota subsp. sativus chromosome 1, DH1 v3.0, whole genome shotgun sequence harbors:
- the LOC108194240 gene encoding uncharacterized protein LOC108194240: MEGVSTRVYNGLRGYWRRRGYERISGSGRRRNIPAVELGSGGSTRRKRFWKVKINRKIKIKCFFAAPKKFFSGLRDGYVRMMMRFANSRAVGVSGYGSGFGGQACFATRPIKEYDEKMIVELYKSILMAQNQLVQRDATRFGSEIILRR; encoded by the coding sequence ATGGAGGGTGTTTCGACGAGAGTGTACAACGGGCTAAGAGGGTATTGGAGAAGACGGGGTTACGAGAGGATAAGTGGTTCCGGGCGGCGACGGAATATTCCGGCGGTGGAGCTGGGCTCCGGCGGGTCGACCCGGAGGAAACGGTTTTGGAAGGTGAAGATCAACCGGAAAATAAAGATCAAGTGTTTTTTTGCGGCGCCGAAGAAGTTTTTCAGCGGGTTGCGTGATGGGTACGTTAGGATGATGATGCGGTTTGCTAACTCGAGGGCTGTGGGAGTGAGCGGGTACGGGTCCGGGTTCGGAGGCCAAGCGTGCTTTGCGACCCGACCCATTAAGGAGTATGATGAGAAAATGATCGTAGAGTTGTACAAGTCGATTTTGATGGCTCAGAATCAGTTGGTTCAACGGGATGCAACCCGGTTTGGATCCGAGATAATTCTTCGACGGTAA
- the LOC108196521 gene encoding uncharacterized protein LOC108196521, which translates to MQARVIAPSFLAKLKPSAQYNHFFTRLLCSSGGRTADPAVHSTDDPMGPTSAIHSPEEAYKDMENKGQRDPTPVKDKDPFVTSKAPISSSPQLKTSVSDQHAQPPTTQQKRNNSTLSAPSCEAFDPWSGESEEKRDRREMRREQEEDDKEYFSHHKASPLSEIEVADTRKPVTQATDGTAGGSEIGYDGAGGGVIMFREEQRVGAEETMRRATEMWRQTAARGDPYSPHGRVLRSLRGEDW; encoded by the coding sequence ATGCAAGCAAGAGTGATAGCCCCGTCTTTCCTCGCGAAACTCAAGCCTTCAGCTCAATACAATCATTTCTTCACCAGGCTGCTTTGCTCATCCGGCGGCCGCACCGCCGACCCCGCCGTCCACTCCACCGACGATCCCATGGGCCCCACCTCCGCCATCCACTCcccagaagaagcctacaaagACATGGAAAACAAAGGTCAAAGAGACCCAACCCCGGTCAAAGATAAAGACCCCTTTGTCACCTCCAAGGCGCCTATCTCATCATCCCCGCAGCTCAAAACCAGCGTTTCCGATCAACACGCGCAACCACCCACCACCCAGCAAAAGAGAAACAACTCAACACTCTCAGCACCTAGCTGTGAAGCGTTTGATCCGTGGTCCGGAGAGAGCGAGGAGAAAAGGGACAGGAGAGAGATGCGGAGAGAGCAAGAGGAGGATGACAAGGAGTACTTTAGTCACCACAAGGCGTCCCCGCTGTCGGAGATAGAGGTGGCTGATACGAGGAAGCCGGTGACGCAAGCCACCGACGGGACTGCCGGCGGGAGTGAGATAGGGTATGATGGTGCGGGTGGGGGTGTGATTATGTTCAGAGAGGAGCAGCGCGTGGGAGCGGAAGAGACGATGAGGAGAGCTACTGAAATGTGGCGGCAGACGGCGGCGAGAGGGGATCCTTACTCGCCTCATGGGAGGGTTCTGAGGAGTCTTCGTGGTGAGGACTGGTGA